In Deltaproteobacteria bacterium, the genomic stretch CAATGTCGCTCTCATTGAGCGGACTAAAATCAATGGTTTGACAGCGTGAGCGGATGGTTGGCAAAAGTCTTCCGGCCTGTGCGCTGATTAAAATAAAATAAGTGTCCTGTGGTGGTTCTTCCAATATTTTTAAAAGGGCGTTGGCCGTGGCCTCCGTCATCGCTTCCGGTTTGTTGATGAGAACCACTTTTGCTTTTCCCTCCAGCGGGTGAAGATAAATTTTGCGTTTGAGTTCCCGAATGGTGTCAACTTTGATGGTGGTGCCCACCGGTTCAATCAAATGAATGTCGGGATGAAATTTTTTTGTTTCACCAACGAGTGTCTCTGCCAGACGCAGTGCAATCGTCTGTTTCCCGATTCCTTCAATGCCGGAAAAAAGAAGGGCGTGCGGTAATCTTTTTTCCGTCAAAGATTTATTAAGCTGATCGGTCTGTTTTTTATGACCCAATATATTTTTCCACATAGTTGGCAATTTCCTGATGAACGGTGTCTCTTGTTTGGGTTGCGTCAATAATTTTTATCCGTTTGGGTTCCGCTTTTGCGATTTCGAGATACCCTTTTCGGACCTTTTTGTGAAATGAAACTTTTTCTTCTTCAAATCGGTTTCTGTCTTGCGCCCTTCCTAACCCGATCTCCACGGGACAATCTAAAAGAAAAGTGAGAGTGGATTGAAGATTGTCGGTAGCGATTTTATGAATATTTTTCAAAAGAGTTTTGTCGATCCCGCGCGCATCTCCCTGATAGGCTTTTGTGGCGTCGGCATAACGGTCGCACAAAACAATTTTTCCTCCTTTGAGCGCGGGAA encodes the following:
- a CDS encoding DNA polymerase III subunit delta'; translation: MWKNILGHKKQTDQLNKSLTEKRLPHALLFSGIEGIGKQTIALRLAETLVGETKKFHPDIHLIEPVGTTIKVDTIRELKRKIYLHPLEGKAKVVLINKPEAMTEATANALLKILEEPPQDTYFILISAQAGRLLPTIRSRCQTIDFSPLNESDIEKYLEQQGISKEEAHQRALVSEGSLKAALELNPELFEETKNRLETLLKNPKPSLIFDLSEEWSHDDEKIPLILTMLHHLWHRKIIAKDSAVTTEIRFKQWQSIQDASRQLEFHANKQLLFENLLFTLAAQ
- a CDS encoding dTMP kinase encodes the protein MLPGIFITFEGIEGCGKSTQIKLLENYLKSKGVPTLFTREPGGTAIGEKIRQVLLNKDFKEMHPITELLLYASARSQHVHQVILPALKGGKIVLCDRYADATKAYQGDARGIDKTLLKNIHKIATDNLQSTLTFLLDCPVEIGLGRAQDRNRFEEEKVSFHKKVRKGYLEIAKAEPKRIKIIDATQTRDTVHQEIANYVEKYIGS